A stretch of Ipomoea triloba cultivar NCNSP0323 chromosome 13, ASM357664v1 DNA encodes these proteins:
- the LOC116000812 gene encoding probable magnesium transporter NIPA3 — protein MSADNIKGLVLAISSSFFIGSSFIVKKKGLKKAGSGSGLRAGAGGYSYLLEPLWWAGMVTMIVGEIANFAAYAFAPAILVTPLGALSIIISAILAHMILGERLHIFGIIGCVLCIVGSTIIVLHAPQEREIENVQELWDLATEPGFLLYGTMVVAAVVIIIVYFLPKYGQTHIIAYVGVCSLVGSIGVMSVRALGIALKLTFGGTNQLVYPQTWAFAVIVATCLLTQVNYLNKALDTFNSSVVSPIYYVMFTTLTIVASVIMFKDWNGQYATQIVTELGGFVTILSGTFLLHKTKDLNEVSSPSFAFRNPKYEEADGINLESIPLKRQESMR, from the exons ATGTCTGCAGACAACATCAAAGGTCTGGTCTTGGCTATCTCATCCAGTTTCTTCATTGGGTCTAGCTTCATTGTCAAGAAGAAGGGACTCAAGAAGGCTGGTTCTGGATCTGGTCTTAGGGCAG GCGCTGGAGGCTATTCTTACTTATTGGAGCCACTTTGGTGGGCTGGAATGGTAACAA TGATTGTTGGAGAAATAGCAAATTTTGCCGCTTATGCTTTTGCTCCAGCTATACTAGTAACTCCCCTCGGTGCACTGAGTATTATTATCAG TGCTATACTTGCACATATGATTTTAGGGGAGAGACTACACATTTTTGGTATTATTGGTTGCGTTTTATGCATCGTGGGATCAACTATCATAGTTCTACATGCCCCACAAGAGCGTGAAATTGAGAATGTGCAGGAACTCTGGGATCTTGCTACCGAGCCAG GCTTCCTATTGTATGGAACCATGGTAGTAGCAGCCGTTGttataattattgtttattttctcCCAAAGTACGGGCAGACTCATATAATTGCTTATGTTGGAGTATGTTCACTTGTGGGCTCAATTGGG GTAATGAGTGTCAGAGCATTGGGCATAGCACTGAAGTTAACGTTTGGGGGGACAAATCAGTTAGTATATCCTCAGACATGGGCCTTTGCAGTAATTGTAGCTACGTGCTTGTTGACACAAGTGAACTACTTAAACAAG GCTCTTGATACATTCAACTCGTCTGTTGTATCGCCTATATACTATGTAATGtttacaacattaacaattgTGGCCAGTGTTATCATGTTTAAG GACTGGAATGGGCAATATGCAACTCAAATTGTTACGGAGCTTGGTGGGTTCGTGACCATTCTATCGGGAACCTTCCTTCTTCACAAAACCAAAGACTTGAATGAAG TTTCTTCACCATCTTTCGCGTTTCGCAATCCTAAGTATGAAGAAGCAGATGGAATCAATCTTGAAAGCATTCCCCTCAAGCGTCAAGAATCCATGCGATAA
- the LOC116000933 gene encoding uncharacterized protein LOC116000933, whose translation MGEIPIVLRSQPHSPQYYYPIPYLPRSSFFSSIPKPSLKPNILKLKSFSTSCSYSHDNVRLREAPLLSEESGTSRGVNCKNSRKTKRVFFLDVNPLCYKGCTPSLQSFAHWVSLFFSQVSHSDPVIAVIDGERANEYRRKLLPTYKAHRKKLLGSTSKRFTAVERSHKLILDVLKKCNVPVVKLESHEADDVVATLVGQVLQKGFRVVIASPDKDFKQLISEDVQIVVPVPHLNRWSFYTLKHYRAQYNCDPQSDLSLRCILGDEVDGVPGIQNVVPSFGRKTALKLLQKHGNLENLLAAAAVRTVGRDYIQNALTQYADYLRRNYEVLSLKSDVDVRIDDNWLSERHTGNDSVILSNFTDFLKGNQTGR comes from the exons ATGGGGGAAATTCCTATCGTTCTCCGTTCTCAACCTCACTCCCCTCAATACTATTATCCAATTCCTTATCTTCCACGCTCATCCTTTTTCAGCTCAATCCCAAAGCCAAGCCTCAAACCCAACATTCTTAAACTCAAATCCTTTTCGACCTCTTGTTCTTATTCTCATGATAATGTTAGATTGAGGGAAGCCCCATTGTTGTCGGAAGAAAGCGGGACTAGCAGAGGCGTAAACTGTAAGAATTCAAGGAAGACGAAGAGGGTGTTTTTTTTGGATGTCAATCCTCTGTGTTACAAGGGATGCACACCTTCTTTGCAGTCTTTTGCCCATTGGGTCTCCCTGTTTTTCTCCCAAGTCAGCCATAGTGACCCTGTTATTGCT GTTATTGATGGGGAAAGAGCTAATGAGTACCGCAGGAAACTGTTGCCCACATATAAAGCACATAGGAAGAAGCTCTTGGGTTCAACTTCAAAAAGATTTACAGCAGTTGAAAGATCACATAAACTCATCTTGGATGTTCTTAAGAAGTGCAATGTGCCT GTTGTTAAACTTGAGTCTCATGAAGCAGATGATGTTGTAGCTACACTTGTGGGACAAGTCCTACAGAAGGGGTTTCGAGTTGTAATTGCTTCACCAGACAAAGATTTCAAGCAACTGATATCTGAAGATGTCCAAATCGTGGTTCCTGTGCCACACTTAAATAGATGGTCATTTTACACCCTCAAACACTACAGAGCTCAGTATAATTGTGATCCACAATCTGACTTGAGCTTGA GATGCATTTTGGGCGATGAAGTTGATGGGGTTCCTGGCATTCAGAACGTTGTTCCTAGTTTTGGTCGAAAAACTGCACTAAAGCTCTTGCAAAAGCATGGGAATCTTGAAAACTTACTTGCTGCTGCAGCGGTAAGAACTGTGGGTAGAGACTATATACAAAACGCCCTTACACAGTATGCTGATTATCTACGTAGAAATTATGAAGTCCTCTCTCTGAAGAG TGATGTTGATGTTCGAATTGATGACAACTGGCTATCTGAGAGACACACTGGTAATGATTCggtaattttatcaaatttcaCCGACTTTCTGAAAGGAAATCAGACAGGTCGCTGA
- the LOC116002776 gene encoding tetratricopeptide repeat domain-containing protein PYG7, chloroplastic — protein sequence MLLMIQSSSISPPLQHLSSASNATLLVPRLTPNHKLQTISLTIHKHNEFRLSAPPSVSCRFPRTSAKRSSFRVFARKMEIFPLASKDLEESLPDLLTVEDITSVNRPFLFLSAFSYGSILWLTSAQVSHASEGVHVNMVYEIGELFELGIQLTYLLLLLALLGAGSFFVIRQVLVRRELDLSAKELQEQVRSGDASATELFELGAVMLRRKFYPAATKFLLQAIEKWDGDDQDLAQVYNALGVSYVREDKIDKGIAQFETAVKLQPGYVTAWNNLGDAYEKNKDMKNALKAFEEVLLFDPNNKVARPRRDALKDQVTMYKGVSVKSKKK from the exons atGTTGCTAATGATACAGTCTTCTTCCATATCTCCTCCTTTGCAGCACCTTAGCAGCGCTAGTAATGCTACGCTTCTTGTTCCAAGACTAACGCCTAACCATAAGCTGCAAACTATTTCTCTCACTATCCACAAACACAATGAGTTCCGATTATCAGCACCTCCCTCCGTTTCTTGCCGCTTTCCGAGAACATCCGCCAAGCGTTCTTCATTTCGG GTTTTTGcaaggaaaatggaaatattTCCTTTAGCTTCAAAAGACCTTGAGG AATCCTTGCCAGACTTGTTAACTGTTGAAGATATTACCAGTGTGAATAGACCATTTCTATTTTTATCTGCTTTCTCATATGGGTCAATTTTGTGGTTGACATCTGCACAAGTGTCACATGCCAGTGAAGGTGTCCATGTGAATATGGTTTACGAGATTGGGGAGTTATTTGAACTGGGGATCCAGCTTACCTACCTGCTTTTGCTACTAGCACTGCTGGGAGCTGGAAGTTTCTTTGTCATTCGCCAAGTCCTTGTCCGTAGAGAGCTTGATCTTTCTGCTAAAGAATTACAA GAGCAAGTTAGAAGTGGTGATGCAAGTGCTACAGAGCTTTTCGAACTTGGAGCTGTTATGCTGAGAAGAAAATTTTATCCAGCTGCAACTAAGTTCCTGCTTCAGGCTATTGAGAAATGGGATGGAGATGATCAGGATCTCGCCCAG GTTTACAATGCTCTGGGTGTGAGTTATGTTCGTGAAGATAAAATTGATAAGGGAATTGCCCAATTTGAGACTGCTGTAAAGCTTCAACCAGGTTATGTGACTGCCTGGAACAACCTTGGGGATGCCTATGAGAAAAATAAAGACATGAAGAATGCTCTTAAAGCATTTGAAGAAGTTCTACTTTTTGACCCTAACAATAAAGTAGCACGTCCTAGGCGAGATGCATTGAAGGATCAAGTAACAATGTACAAAGGAGTTTCCGTTAAGTCAAAGAAGAAATGA
- the LOC116001974 gene encoding protein SENSITIVE TO PROTON RHIZOTOXICITY 1 isoform X1: MVLFELDFSTSKRRLIMDPDNGLDSDPWTKSSLSCNDFLENVPSDDQSFNVFTLQQQKWESSFLNQVGIPNELSQVNQPSQNQSSVSTINNIQIRVPDQQDTQACDSNKIQEWDPKTMLNNLSFLEKKIHELQDLVHVIVGRRGQVGFQANELLVQQQQLITADLTSIIVQLISTAGSLLPTVKHTLSYAGQAAQLVQSGGVATPSGAGFNSSALPQSVNVSKVEDHSIHIDPVGDSGMDQNCTVEEHELKDEDEAEEEENLPPGSYEILQLEKEEILAPHTHFCTICGKGFKRDANLRMHMRGHGDEYKTPAALAKPHKEVSSVPALIKRYSCPYVGCKRNREHKKFQPLKTILCVKNHYKRTHCEKSYTCSRCNIKKFSVIADLKTHEKHCGKDKWLCSCGTTFSRKDKLFGHIALFQGHTPAIPLDDHKGSSSGLSDQGQNTAGQIDPKLNNAYSGSGSGSPQNAIDVKGSVNDPGNYFSPMNYDTGDLGGFQDFPRVPFEDSNSSFSFLLSGSCDYPQKAGKYGSSSE, translated from the exons ATGGTCTTGTTCGAG ttggaTTTTAGTACCTCGAAAAGGAGATTAATTATGGATCCTGATAATGGGCTTGACTCAGATCCTTGGACAAAATCTTCTTTGTCTTGCAATGACTTTTTGGAAAATGTTCCATCAGATGACCAGTCATTTAACGTTTTCACTTTGCAACAGCAGAAGTGGGAAAGTTCTTTTCTGAATCAGGTAGGGATTCCGAATGAATTGTCCCAGGTTAACCAACCGTCTCAAAATCAATCTTCGGTTTCTACTATCAACAATATCCAAATCAGAGTTCCAGATCAACAAGATACCCAAGCGTGTGATTCGAATAAGATTCAAGAATGGGATCCAAAAACTATGCTAAACAATCTCTCGTTTCTTGAGAAGAAGATCCATGAACTCCAGGATCTGGTGCATGTAATTGTTGGACGCAGGGGGCAAGTTGGGTTTCAAGCAAACGAACTTTTGGTTCAGCAGCAGCAGCTTATTACAGCTGACCTAACTTCTATCATCGTTCAACTAATATCGACTGCAGGGAGCCTTCTGCCGACTGTGAAGCACACGCTTTCCTATGCGGGCCAAGCGGCGCAACTTGTACAGTCTGGTGGAGTTGCAACGCCTTCCGGAGCGGGCTTCAACAGCAGTGCGCTGCCACAAAGTGTTAATGTAAGTAAGGTGGAAGATCACTCCATCCATATTGATCCGGTTGGGGATTCGGGTATGGATCAGAACTGTACCGTTGAAGAGCACGAGTTGAAAGACGAGGATGAGGCTGAGGAAGAAGAGAACCTGCCTCCCGGTTCCTATGAGATTCTGCAACTGGAGAAGGAGGAAATCCTTGCGCCTCATACTCACTTTTGCACAATCTGCGGGAAGGGGTTTAAGAGAGATGCCAATTTACGGATGCACATGAGAGGTCACGGGGACGAGTACAAAACTCCAGCCGCTCTTGCGAAGCCCCACAAAGAAGTCAGCTCCGTGCCAGCGCTTATAAAACGATATTCTTGCCCTTACGTTGGCTGCAAGCGCAACCGGGAGCACAAGAAGTTTCAGCCTCTGAAGACCATCTTGTGCGTCAAAAACCATTACAAGAGAACCCATTGCGAGAAAAGCTACACTTGCAGCAGATGCAACATAAAGAAATTCTCGGTCATTGCTGACCTAAAAACACATGAAAAACATTGCGGGAAAGATAAATGGCTTTGCTCCTGTGGCACGACTTTCTCGAGGAAAGACAAGCTGTTCGGGCACATCGCACTTTTCCAAGGGCACACTCCCGCTATTCCTCTGGATGACCATAAAGGATCCTCCTCCGGGCTGTCTGATCAGGGACAAAACACTGCAGGTCAAATCGATCCCAAGCTAAATAACGCTTATAGTGGAAGTGGAAGTGGAAGCCCGCAGAACGCTATTGATGTGAAAGGAAGTGTGAATGATCCTGGCAATTACTTTTCACCTATGAACTATGATACAGGTGATCTTGGAGGATTTCAAGACTTTCCCAGAGTCCCATTTGAAGACTCAAATAGTTCATTCTCTTTTCTACTATCAGGTTCATGTGATTACCCTCAGAAGGCAGGGAAATATGGCAGTTCCAGTGAATag
- the LOC116001974 gene encoding protein SENSITIVE TO PROTON RHIZOTOXICITY 1 isoform X2, producing MDPDNGLDSDPWTKSSLSCNDFLENVPSDDQSFNVFTLQQQKWESSFLNQVGIPNELSQVNQPSQNQSSVSTINNIQIRVPDQQDTQACDSNKIQEWDPKTMLNNLSFLEKKIHELQDLVHVIVGRRGQVGFQANELLVQQQQLITADLTSIIVQLISTAGSLLPTVKHTLSYAGQAAQLVQSGGVATPSGAGFNSSALPQSVNVSKVEDHSIHIDPVGDSGMDQNCTVEEHELKDEDEAEEEENLPPGSYEILQLEKEEILAPHTHFCTICGKGFKRDANLRMHMRGHGDEYKTPAALAKPHKEVSSVPALIKRYSCPYVGCKRNREHKKFQPLKTILCVKNHYKRTHCEKSYTCSRCNIKKFSVIADLKTHEKHCGKDKWLCSCGTTFSRKDKLFGHIALFQGHTPAIPLDDHKGSSSGLSDQGQNTAGQIDPKLNNAYSGSGSGSPQNAIDVKGSVNDPGNYFSPMNYDTGDLGGFQDFPRVPFEDSNSSFSFLLSGSCDYPQKAGKYGSSSE from the coding sequence ATGGATCCTGATAATGGGCTTGACTCAGATCCTTGGACAAAATCTTCTTTGTCTTGCAATGACTTTTTGGAAAATGTTCCATCAGATGACCAGTCATTTAACGTTTTCACTTTGCAACAGCAGAAGTGGGAAAGTTCTTTTCTGAATCAGGTAGGGATTCCGAATGAATTGTCCCAGGTTAACCAACCGTCTCAAAATCAATCTTCGGTTTCTACTATCAACAATATCCAAATCAGAGTTCCAGATCAACAAGATACCCAAGCGTGTGATTCGAATAAGATTCAAGAATGGGATCCAAAAACTATGCTAAACAATCTCTCGTTTCTTGAGAAGAAGATCCATGAACTCCAGGATCTGGTGCATGTAATTGTTGGACGCAGGGGGCAAGTTGGGTTTCAAGCAAACGAACTTTTGGTTCAGCAGCAGCAGCTTATTACAGCTGACCTAACTTCTATCATCGTTCAACTAATATCGACTGCAGGGAGCCTTCTGCCGACTGTGAAGCACACGCTTTCCTATGCGGGCCAAGCGGCGCAACTTGTACAGTCTGGTGGAGTTGCAACGCCTTCCGGAGCGGGCTTCAACAGCAGTGCGCTGCCACAAAGTGTTAATGTAAGTAAGGTGGAAGATCACTCCATCCATATTGATCCGGTTGGGGATTCGGGTATGGATCAGAACTGTACCGTTGAAGAGCACGAGTTGAAAGACGAGGATGAGGCTGAGGAAGAAGAGAACCTGCCTCCCGGTTCCTATGAGATTCTGCAACTGGAGAAGGAGGAAATCCTTGCGCCTCATACTCACTTTTGCACAATCTGCGGGAAGGGGTTTAAGAGAGATGCCAATTTACGGATGCACATGAGAGGTCACGGGGACGAGTACAAAACTCCAGCCGCTCTTGCGAAGCCCCACAAAGAAGTCAGCTCCGTGCCAGCGCTTATAAAACGATATTCTTGCCCTTACGTTGGCTGCAAGCGCAACCGGGAGCACAAGAAGTTTCAGCCTCTGAAGACCATCTTGTGCGTCAAAAACCATTACAAGAGAACCCATTGCGAGAAAAGCTACACTTGCAGCAGATGCAACATAAAGAAATTCTCGGTCATTGCTGACCTAAAAACACATGAAAAACATTGCGGGAAAGATAAATGGCTTTGCTCCTGTGGCACGACTTTCTCGAGGAAAGACAAGCTGTTCGGGCACATCGCACTTTTCCAAGGGCACACTCCCGCTATTCCTCTGGATGACCATAAAGGATCCTCCTCCGGGCTGTCTGATCAGGGACAAAACACTGCAGGTCAAATCGATCCCAAGCTAAATAACGCTTATAGTGGAAGTGGAAGTGGAAGCCCGCAGAACGCTATTGATGTGAAAGGAAGTGTGAATGATCCTGGCAATTACTTTTCACCTATGAACTATGATACAGGTGATCTTGGAGGATTTCAAGACTTTCCCAGAGTCCCATTTGAAGACTCAAATAGTTCATTCTCTTTTCTACTATCAGGTTCATGTGATTACCCTCAGAAGGCAGGGAAATATGGCAGTTCCAGTGAATag
- the LOC116001768 gene encoding FHA domain-containing protein PS1, with translation MEKQEEPRGELMSARAEERKIPVFTVLKNNAILKNIFLLDNPAFSEESEKDLEEILVVGRHPECNITLEHPSISRFHLRIHSKPSSQSLSVIDLSSVHGTWIAGKRIEPGVRVTLQEGDTMQLGGSSRVYRLHWMPFSRAYDLETPVLLPILESEPVKEGEGETNQDEDGFSHDDSLTKRDELEGLDSLHSDTDVSTMKSLTPSAPPLPEDINSAVAYEERVECKTTNTGIHVEDKSNIGQPDYQLDKEDNMAQPSYAQTHSLAEFQTENAGSASLGSQQRPALNIWSRRGKASSVLIQTGRDAKKSSRVSFGSEINSENNADTYIQSFSTDLFQSGDMGEKVSTPDKENSPPSSLPLGSLKTTDELNLKSGSTMKSSLLNVDEVGEIVTPDKENVTMKVIQNNGRDANNSSSVSFGSEIKSENNANTDIQPFSKDLFQIGDMGEKVSTSDKVHSSPSSLLLESLKTKDELDLKSGSTMKSSPLNVDEVDEIVAPDKENVTMKVIQTGRDANKSSRASFGSEIKSENNADTDIQSFSKDLFQSGDMGEKNFTPDRENSPPSSLPLGSSFGSEIKSESNADTDIQSFSKDLFQSGDMGEKMFTPDRENSPPSSLLLGSSFGSEIKSENNADTDIQSFSKDLFHSGDMGEKISTPDKENSPPSSLPLGSLKITYEFDLKSGSTMKTSLLNEDEVDEIVTPNKEHITMSIFCQSGGADEETFTPDKQMLTPNKEMTDELYLKSGSTMKTSLLNVDEVDEIVTPDKENITMNILCLSGGADEETFTPDKQMLTTNKENQTPTSVSLRSLFDIGSAMISSVGEDAKIVIPDKKNTTLVIPPLSGDVDEEEISPPHQGNLTPTSFPLGSLKNTGEFDLRNGLTMKSTLVDETVIPGKENCISSSVLLRSLKKTGEVDLKSQSTMKSSIPNMDEVDDENVTPNKENMALKTHLLRSIKQKGKLENILKKVLNPSPLKNAADPRIHNDEGMPFSLENDNCTEKVGECDDEIFTPDKENMTPNTHFLWSMDKIGKPGETKKHTWKANEDDSLLSMNTVGKLEETFSRTVFNPHQYEGMSVEKENHYEVLQEPISICAVSKNQEEKGLNVSLQSVSLTQKGKIDRLPLQSVSLNSKSSKTESNYSTQDVSTKSIHRIKYLGVEEVYPVSEHIVREENKRWCMVVDTTTLLNKESRKALQLLQGLKRTCLIIPRIVIRELDCMKRRSGFFRRSTEVTSALEWVEDCMINTKWWIHVQSSEEEAIAIPPTPPATPASLISYDTLLNIVSPTAEDHILEYALSFRKINNGQLVLLSDDVTLKIKSMAEGLLCETASDFRESLVNPFSERFLWADSSPRGTTWSSADDVLKETYNRHRPKKPSKLGESVCGLKLILLHNSHYRQFIH, from the exons ATGGAGAAGCAAGAAGAGCCTAGAGGAGAACTCATGTCGGCGAGagcagaagaaagaaaaatacctGTGTTTACAGTGCTGAAGAACAACGCCATCCTCAAGAACATTTTCCTACTCGACAACCCTGCCTTTTCGGAAGAATCCGAGAAGGATTTGGAAGAAATCTTGGTGGTCGGAAGGCATCCAGAATGTAACATCACTTTGGAGCATCCAAGCATCAGCAGATTCCACCTCCGCATCCACTCCAAGCCTTCCTCCCAGTCCCTCTCTGTCATTGATCTTTCCTCTG TGCATGGGACTTGGATTGCTGGGAAAAGGATTGAACCAGGGGTTCGGGTTACGTTGCAAGAAGGTGATACAATGCAGCTAGGGGGATCGAGTAGGGTGTACAGGCTACATTGGATGCCTTTCAGCCGTGCTTATGATTTGGAGACTCCAGTCTTGCTTCCAATTTTGGAGTCAGAGCCTGTTAAAGAAGGGGAAGGAGAAACAAATCAG gatGAGGATGGGTTCTCACATGATGATTCACTGACAAAGAGAGATGAATTGGAGGGCCTAGATTCACTGCATTCTGATACAGATGTGTCTACTATGAAATCATTGACTCCATCAGCACCTCCCTTGCCTGAGGATATAAATTCTGCAGTTGCTTATGAAGAGAGAGTGGAGTGCAAGACCACCAATACGGGAATTCATGTAGAAGATAAAAGTAATATTGGACAACCTGACTACCAGCTTGATAAAGAGGACAATATGGCACAACCCTCTTATGCTCAAACGCATTCTCTTGCAGAGTTCCAAACAGAAAATGCAGGGAGTGCATCACTAGGATCACAGCAAAGACCTGCTTTGAACATTTGGTCAAGAAGGGGAAAAGCCTCTAGTGTTCTGATCCAGACTGGCAGAGATGCAAAGAAGAGCTCAAGGGTCAGTTTTGGTTCTGAAATAAATTCGGAGAATAATGCAGATACTTATATTCAATCATTCTCAACGGATCTTTTTCAGAGTGGAGATATGGGTGAAAAAGTCTCCACTCCAGACAAAGAGAATTCCCCTCCTAGTTCTCTACCACTCGGGTCCTTGAAGACAACAGATGAGTTGAATTTGAAAAGTGGATCAACAATGAAATCTTCTCTTCTGAATGTGGATGAAGTTGGTGAAATAGTCACTCCAGACAAAGAGAATGTGACTATGAAGGTTATCCAGAATAATGGCAGAGATGCAAATAATAGTTCAAGTGTCAGTTTTGGTTCTGAAATAAAATCAGAGAATAATGCAAATACTGATATTCAACCATTCTCGAAGGATCTTTTTCAGATTGGAGATATGGGTGAAAAGGTGTCCACTTCAGACAAAGTGCACTCCTCTCCTAGTTCTCTACTACTTGAGTCCTTGAAGACAAAAGATGAGTTAGATTTGAAAAGTGGATCAACAATGAAATCTTCACCTCTGAATGTGGATGAAGTTGATGAAATAGTAGCTCCAGACAAAGAGAATGTGACTATGAAGGTTATCCAGACTGGCAGAGATGCAAATAAGAGTTCAAGGGCCAGTTTTGGTTCTGAAATAAAATCCGAGAATAATGCAGATACTGATATTCAATCATTCTCAAAGGATCTTTTTCAAAGTGGAGATATGGGCGAAAAAAATTTCACTCCAGACAGAGAGAACTCCCCTCCTAGTTCTCTACCACTTGGGTCAAGTTTTGGTTCTGAAATAAAATCAGAGAGTAATGCAGATACTGATATTCAATCATTCTCAAAGGATCTTTTTCAAAGTGGAGATATGGGTGAAAAAATGTTCACTCCAGACAGAGAGAACTCCCCTCCTAGTTCTCTACTACTTGGGTCCAGTTTTGGTTCTGAAATAAAATCAGAGAATAATGCAGATACTGATATTCAGTCATTCTCAAAGGATCTTTTTCATAGTGGAGATATGGGTGAAAAAATATCCACTCCAGACAAAGAGAACTCCCCTCCTAGTTCTCTACCACTTGGGTCCTTGAAGATAACATATGAGTTTGATTTGAAAAGTGGATCAACAATGAAAACTTCACTTCTGAATGAGGATGAAGTTGATGAAATAGTCACTCCAAACAAAGAGCATATAACTATGAGTATTTTCTGTCAGAGTGGCGGTGCAGATGAGGAAACATTCACACCAGATAAACAAATGTTAACTCCAAACAAGGAGATGACAGATGAGTTATATTTGAAAAGTGGATCAACAATGAAAACTTCACTTCTGAATGTGGATGAAGTTGATGAAATAGTCACTCCAGACAAAGAGAATATAACTATGAATATTCTCTGTCTGAGTGGTGGTGCAGATGAGGAAACATTCACACCAGATAAACAAATGTTAACTACAAACAAGGAGAACCAAACTCCTACTTCTGTCTCACTCAGGTCCTTGTTTGATATCGGAAGTGCTATGATATCTTCTGTGGGTGAAGATGCTAAAATAGTCATTCCAGATAAAAAGAACACAACTCTGGTTATTCCTCCTCTGAGCGGAGATGTGGATGAAGAAGAAATCTCCCCTCCACACCAAGGGAATCTCACTCCTACTTCTTTCCCACTTGGGTCCTTGAAGAATACAGGTGAGTTTGATTTGAGAAATGGATTGACTATGAAATCTACATTGGTTGATGAAACAGTCATTCCAGGTAAAGAGAATTGCATTTCAAGTTCTGTGCTTCTCAGGTCCTTGAAGAAAACAGGTGAAGTTGACTTAAAAAGTCAATCAACTATGAAATCTTCAATTCCAAATATGGATGAGGTTGATGATGAAAATGTAACTCCAAATAAAGAGAATATGGCTCTGAAAACTCATCTCCTGAGGTCAATAAAACAGAAGGGGAAACTTGAAAACATACTGAAGAAGGTGCTTAATCCATCTCCTTTGAAGAATGCTGCTGATCCCAGGATCCATAATGATGAAGGCATGCCTTTCTCCTTGGAGAATGACAATTGTACTGAGAAAGTGGGTGAGTGTGATGACGAAATTTTCACTCCAGATAAAGAGAATATGACCCCTAATACTCATTTTCTGTGGTCAATGGACAAGATTGGAAAGCCTGGAGAAACTAAGAAACACACATGGAAAGCGAATGAGGATGATTCTCTGTTGTCAATGAACACGGTAGGAAAACTTGAAGAAACTTTTAGCAGAACTGTTTTTAATCCGCATCAATATGAAGGCATGTCAGTCGAAAAAGAGAATCACTATGAAGTGCTTCAAGAGCCAATATCAATCTGTGCTGTTTCCAAAAATCAAGAAGAGAAAGGACTAAATGTATCCCTTCAATCTGTCTCTCTTACACAGAAGGGCAAAATAGATAGACTACCCCTTCAATCTGTCTCTCTTAACTCCAAGAGCAGCAAGACTGAGTCAAACTATTCAACACAAGATGTCTCTACAAAAAGTATCCATCGCATCAAGTATCTAGGAGTGGAAGAGGTCTATCCCGTTTCT GAGCACATAGTCCGGGAGGAAAATAAGAGATGGTGTATGGTGGTGGATACTACTACTCTGCTGAACAAAGAATCAAGGAAGGCTCTGCAGCTTTTGCAAGGTCTCAAAAGGACTTGTTTGATCATACCCCGTATTG TCATTAGGGAACTAGATTGCATGAAAAGGCGTTCTGGTTTCTTTAGAAGAAGTACAGAGGTGACTTCAGCGTTAGAGTGGGTTGAAGATTGTATGATAAATACGAAGTGGTGGATTCATGTGCAGAGTTCAGAGGAAGAAGCAATCGCCATTCCACCAACCCCTCCTGCTACTCCAGCATCTTTAATCAGTTATGATACTTTATTGAACATAGTTTCTCCGACAGCAGAAGACCACATTCTTGAATATGCTCTTTCCTTCAGAAAAATCAACAATGGTCAACTTGTCCTTCTTAGTGATGATGTCACTCTGAAGATCAAGTCCATGGCAGAG GGTTTACTATGTGAGACTGCATCAGATTTCCGGGAGAGCCTTGTGAATCCGTTTTCTGAGAGGTTCCTTTGGGCTGACAGCTCTCCCAGAGGCACAACCTGGTCATCTGCAGATGATGTTCTGAAGGAGACATATAATCGCCACCGTCCAAAGAAACCTTCAAAACTTGGAGAATCTGTGTGTGGCTTGAAGCTCATATTGCTCCATAACTCTCACTACAGACAGTTCATTCATTGA